In the genome of Planctomycetota bacterium, one region contains:
- a CDS encoding YifB family Mg chelatase-like AAA ATPase, whose amino-acid sequence MLGRVLSVGVFGIDGYLVEVEFDVRQGLPAIVVVGLPDAAVKESKDRVATALKNSGYRWPGDGRITINLAPADTKKEGPAFDLALALGALSATGQLLSDRLKDYAVVGELALDGSVRSVKGALAMALTAREEGLKGLVLPADNAREAAVVSGLQVVPVKALAQAVGFLAGDLEIEPSAVDLEAVFEDSRRDDVDFSDVRGQEHAKRALTVAAAGGHNVLMIGPPGAGKTMLARRLPTILPMLDIEESLETTRIYSSLGLLGRGQSIIATRPFRSPHHTTSEAGLVGGGSVPAPGEVSLAHHGVLFLDELPEFNRHTLEVLRQPLEDGFVTISRAQASLTFPAQIMLVAALNPCPCGYLTDPKRECHCTPRQVQNYMGKISGPLLDRIDIHLDVPSVPYRELRAKSDGSTSAQMREQVSRARAVQSRRFGGDARMTNARMSHRQVKKFCALDDAGESLLKQAMVEMGLSARAHDKILRTARTIADLEEAPDVTATHLAEAVQYRRLDRNLFA is encoded by the coding sequence ATGCTCGGACGAGTCCTTTCGGTCGGCGTCTTCGGCATCGACGGATACCTCGTCGAGGTGGAGTTCGACGTCCGCCAGGGCTTGCCGGCGATCGTCGTCGTCGGTCTGCCGGACGCCGCCGTCAAGGAATCGAAGGACCGCGTCGCCACGGCCCTGAAGAACTCCGGCTACCGCTGGCCGGGCGACGGGCGGATCACCATCAACCTCGCCCCCGCTGACACCAAGAAGGAAGGGCCGGCGTTCGACCTTGCGCTCGCACTCGGGGCCCTCTCGGCCACGGGGCAACTCCTCTCGGATCGCCTCAAGGACTACGCCGTCGTCGGGGAACTCGCGCTCGACGGGTCGGTCCGGTCGGTCAAGGGGGCGCTGGCGATGGCCCTGACGGCCCGCGAGGAAGGCCTCAAGGGCCTGGTGCTTCCGGCCGACAACGCGCGCGAGGCGGCGGTGGTCTCCGGCCTCCAGGTCGTTCCCGTCAAGGCCCTCGCCCAGGCCGTCGGGTTTCTGGCGGGCGACCTGGAGATCGAGCCCTCGGCGGTGGACCTCGAGGCCGTCTTCGAGGACTCCCGGCGCGACGACGTGGACTTCTCCGACGTGCGCGGCCAGGAACACGCGAAGCGCGCCCTGACGGTCGCCGCGGCGGGCGGGCACAACGTCCTCATGATCGGCCCGCCGGGGGCCGGCAAGACGATGCTCGCGCGCCGGCTGCCGACGATCCTGCCGATGCTGGACATCGAGGAATCGCTCGAGACGACGCGGATCTATTCGAGCCTCGGCCTCCTGGGCCGCGGCCAGTCGATCATCGCGACGCGGCCCTTCCGCTCGCCGCACCACACGACGAGCGAAGCGGGCCTCGTGGGCGGCGGGAGCGTCCCCGCGCCGGGCGAGGTGAGCCTGGCGCACCACGGCGTGCTGTTTCTGGACGAGTTGCCCGAATTCAACCGCCACACGCTGGAGGTCCTCCGGCAACCGCTGGAGGACGGCTTCGTGACCATCAGCCGGGCCCAGGCCAGCCTGACGTTCCCCGCGCAGATTATGCTGGTGGCGGCCCTGAACCCGTGCCCTTGCGGATACCTGACGGACCCGAAGCGTGAGTGCCACTGCACGCCCCGCCAGGTGCAGAACTACATGGGGAAAATCAGCGGGCCGCTCCTCGACCGCATCGACATTCACCTGGACGTGCCGAGCGTGCCGTACCGCGAACTCCGCGCCAAGTCCGACGGCTCGACGAGCGCTCAGATGCGCGAACAGGTGTCGCGTGCCCGCGCGGTCCAGTCGCGGCGGTTCGGCGGTGACGCGCGGATGACCAACGCCCGCATGAGCCATCGGCAGGTCAAGAAGTTCTGCGCCCTGGACGACGCGGGCGAAAGTTTGCTCAAGCAGGCGATGGTGGAGATGGGCCTCTCGGCCCGGGCGCACGATAAGATTCTTCGGACCGCCCGCACGATCGCGGATTTGGAAGAGGCGCCGGACGTGACCGCAACGCACCTGGCCGAAGCCGTCCAGTACCGCCGGCTGGACCGGAACCTTTTTGCGTGA